The window CTATGTGAAATTTAGCTCCAGACTAACAGTCCACATATCCAAGTAGAGCTGCTACACTGCCAACAGTCACCCCAATCAAATCCTGGTGTTGTTAAACTCAAGTTTCAATTCATTTTCCCTTCAAACCAGTAAGCATCAAACTTGTGCTAATCATATCATGGTAATTTGATATTTTGCAGTTGTTTCTTTGCAATATTGAAGCTCTATTCATCATATCAAAGTGGAATTAACGGCATTCAAGGAACTCAAAAGAAAACCTCTTAATTCAGCTTAGCACAATGACCTTATCTTCTCTTTCTACATGTGTTATTAAGCCTATTATGCCAAGTGGCATGCTTGTATCGAAACCAGAATGCTTCTCCATGGCCAAATTCCCTCAGGGATGCCAGCAAGAGCTTTTACGTTCCTATTCAAGTATCATGTTCAAGCATCCCATTCTTCCTAAATCATTTTCCATACCTACTAACTCGGCATATCGGATTCCCTTTCCATCAAAGGAACGAGATGGAAAGATGTTATTGAGTGACAGTCGATGCTATTCATTGGACATTGAAAACTCCACTTTGTTTTCGGTCGGAGAAAAGTTTCAACTTGATGATGTTATTGAGGCTCAGCAGTTTGATAGATATATTTTGAATGCTATATTTGAAGTGGCTCGTGAGATGGAGAATATCGAGAAGAACTCTCCCAGAAGTCAGATATTGAAGGGCTATCTCATGGCTACTCTCTTTTATGAGCCTTCAACGAGGACTAGGCTGTCCTTTGAATCCGCCATGAAGCGGCTGGGCGGGGAAGTCTTGACAACAGAAAATGCACGTGAGTTCTCATCAGCCGCAAAAGGAGAGACACTTGAAGGTATCTTTCATTTTTAGTTCATACTTTTTTAGCTGAATATTGGAGGATTATAGGGGCCTCATGCATTAGGATATGTACAGCGTCCTGCATGGGATCATGGTTCACTTATCCAtcccattgatctgatggaccccagTGTGGATCGGGACACCCCcaaaatcttccagattggaaAATCACTGCTCTTCAATCCATGGCATGCAAGTAGAAGATAAGAGAATTAGCAATTTCCAGGGAAAAGGTCAGGATTGCACGGCTAGGATCTTCTCATCTGAAAATTGTTTGGGTATCCCCATCCACTGTGTAACTCATCCAATCAATAACCTAGATGATGATGCCTTGCCCCACAAATGTTGACTGGGAGCATCTGGATCCTGTATTCATCTTGATATATAAGAAACTTTATAATTTCTCATATTGGAGGCAATTACTGTATCTTCTTCTCAAGTTGGTTTGATGTGCAGACACAATAAGAACTGTTGAAGGATATTCGGATATCATTGTCATGAGGCACTTTGAGAGTGGTGCTGCCAGAAGAGCAGCGGCAACAGCTAGCATTCCTGTCATTAATGCTGGTGATGGTCCAGGACAACATCCAACGCAGGTATTAAAAAAAATGGTGCTTAATATCTGAGTTCTCTAGCAAGGATAGTTATCACAATTACATGCCAGAATTACTAAACTAGCCACATGCGGATTCATCTTTAGATAGCCTTCAGTTTCCACGACAAGTTTCAGGTGCATTGCTaacattgtttgaattatctctgatattattgaaatatctccgatattattgaaatatctccgatattattgttatctccagcttggcgataccgataacactggtaacgataccgataacacttaTTAGAAATTACAGGCATCAACAATGTATctctaagtatcgccaacgtattgatatcgccaatattttcaattgtgtaaattctaggggTTGcttatatcaccaatgtatcagtATCCTTAATATTTTCGAATGCGTAAATTCTAGGTAACACTTGCATCACAAGTGTAtcagcgatatttcaataatattgctaaCATAGAGATACCACAGAGAGTTTGTttagtaaaaaaaaatctatttcatttttttatgagcacattgttgtatgcagttttcaatttgttgttgctaatattgataatatctcaatattattgttatcgcaacatgcgtgatatcaagaccacaatcttttgtttcctttctagtTATTGATGATTTTTTGGCAAAATATCATGAGTTGCCTATATTCTGCAAtcttgatggatgtttggatggatgattggatggttagactgTTTCTTATGACAACACAAGCTTTTAAGCCCTCAGTAAATGGAAACTTActgtgtatacattctttttgcaaactTTTGTTCCTAACTATGCAAATATGTTTactttagcatctcctaaagtttcactgaaaattctaccattttccccatgttttcccgcatttccggttatctgCGATATCGAtgttgtttctgtatccctggccagcaaaacttgtagtgatactgatattttgaacactgaatTTGCTAATAGGTATTACAACAACTGATAAAGAAAATGCTAATGGGTATTATGCAGTTGTGGTGATAAGGTTACTTTGACATATTGTTAAATCCAGTCAGCATTTCCTTTAGCAGTTGTTGGTTGCCCATACAATGCTACATGTTTAGAGAAAATCCAATAATTTGAagtttaattattttctttgccATGAACCTTTTCTGGGACTAGAGATATTGTACTAAGCCATGTTCATCAAATCATGACCACCTTTTTCATTTGTGTACAGGCTCTTTTGGATGTATATACAATTGGAAGAGAGATAGGCAAGCTGGATGCCATTACTGTGGGTCTGGTGGGAGATCTTGCTAACGGAAGGACAGTTCGATCACTGGCTTACTTACTTGCCAAGTACAGGGATGTGAAGATCTACTTTGTTGCTCCAGATGTAGTGAAGATGAAGGTACAGTGCCCCAACACCATTTCTAGAGTTGAATTTTAGTGCTTTCATTCAATGCAAGCTTGGTCGGTTTTCCATTATATATCTTTGAAATAATAGTTTGGTTTCATACTTCCCATACATTGCAAGAGAGGtgtttgcttgaatacatcccaAAGTATTGAAATGCAATGCATTGGGACTTTAACCTTTGAATCTGTAtcgtcttccaatgatccaaaccatttatataatGAGGCTCAATTTGTATAATGGATATACaaccaaaaatagaaaagaaaagaaaaaaacctcttatgttggattatttcaaccatttgaaatttttttggttcTTTTGCTTTGACAATGGATGGTCGGCATAGCCTTTGTGTAATCAATGGGTTGGAATATGCAATCTGATAAAAATCTTTAGGCATCCTCCATCCAAGGGAGACTTACTACATAAAAGTGTTGGGTCcttgtgaaaaaaaaagaaaaaaaaaaaaccaattacaATGGCTAAAGTCCTGACATATCACATTGCAATATGTTGGGATGTATTCAAGCTAACCTCTGCAAGAGAAGCATGTAAAAATTGAATTCTTGCCTCTTGCTGCTTTTGATAGGATGACATAAAAGACTATCTTACATCAAAGGGGGTCAAATGGGAAGAAAGTGCAGACCTGATGGAAGTGGCTTCTAAATGTGACGTGGTCTATCAGACGCGTATCCAACGGGAAAGATTCGGTGAGAGAACTCATTTGTATGAGGAAGCCCGAGGGAAGTACATTGTGGATAAGAAAGTGTTGAATGTCATGCAGGAGCATGCTGTAATCATGCATCCCCTCCCAAGGCTCGATGAGGTTAGTGGATAAACAGAACATCTGCATGTtgtaaaaaaacatcatggttgcCCTTTTCTGACATCGAGATTGGAATTTTCACTATGTTGTATGTTTTGCAGATAACTGTGGATGTGGATGCTGACCCAAGAGCTGCATATTTTAGACAAGCGAAGAATGGTCTCTACATTCGTATGGCTCTTTTGAAGCTTTTACTTCTTGGCTGGTGAGGTCGTTGATGACATCCTCGAAATTTTGGTAAGTTAATGAATGCTCACTGATCTTATGTTCGTAGAAAGAAGTGTGAGAAGCGTGGAATTTTGATAGTAAGCTATGCTAATTAACGCTTACCAAGCCATTTTAATAATGGGTAAATGAAATTATAGTTGAAAAGAATCTGCGAGAATCAGTTGGGTTTCAGTGTTATTTGTTTgtccttttcatttttcttgtgcaACCACACAATCTACTCGATATAAAACATGATGTCTATTGTAGGAAGCATTTTGGCTGATTGTGTACCGAAAAGAATCTGCAGTTGGTGTACAAAAACCTGAtttgggaaagaaaagaaaaagaaaaaaaaatgatctatTCTCCCATCCATGAGAAGAAGGACAAGGGGAAGGCGCAAAAAGGACATGGGTGGGAGTAgtgagaaaagatttgatgaccgacagtttaactgaggatatggtatGGTAGAAAGGGATTTGTATAGCTGTCCCCAGTtaattggaataaggcttagatgatgatgatctattCTCCCATCCCGCCTCCCCACAAGTAACCCTAGGTAATTAGACCAAAACAGATGGTCTTTTGAATAATGAGCTCACCTAATGGTATCTGTGGCCGTGCTCTAGAATGTTATGATCCATGCATTCTAGAAATTCAGCAACAAAAGAGGTCCAATTCAGTATTAAGTATTTGTTGGCAGTTCTCTGATTAGATTTTTAGGATTGTTTGTTAGCGTAATTTTGGGTTGTTATCCATTAATATGTCATTGATGGTTTCTAGGAGTATCAACTCTCTCAAATAAATGAGATATGTGTCCTTAGAAAGCAGAAATTTCACCAATCTTCAGCCACACATGCCATGGACCGTTCATGTGGTTGTCCTTACCATGGAAAATTTTTCTTTGATAGATGATTGTCTGATCAATAGCTGCTTAATCTATATCCGTAGTTAAAAATGGTGCCTTGCCATATGGGTGTATCTAGGCATAACAGACTTCTATCCTTGCAGTGGATTATGTCTGTAAACAAGACCTATTTTGGGCATAGAACAGGATTCTACCAACCCATGACTACAAATAAACAACATCATGAAACAAGTATATTAACAATACTTAACATTTCTCCTAGTTAAACTGAATGCTTGCAATTCAGTTCACTTGAGCAACAGAACAATGGTTTGGATTTTACCAAACTGTGAGCCTCACTTCTCAGAAACGGAAACATGCTCATGTTGTGCAAAGAGAGCACGTCCATATAAATCCTAAGGGGAGCAGATGCAAACTGGGAGAATGACTGAATCTGAATGAAGGTTGGCAGATCTAAGGGGCGCAAATGGGTCGATCCATTTCATAATCGGGTCGGAATTTTGGCCATATATGGTTGGGTccaagtgaaaaataaaataaaatgacagCTCCTTTATTTAATGGTTCAGATATGGGTCCTCTTGTACTAGACCTAACCCATTGATCTCATGGGTTGAGTTCATGGTCGAGTCTGGGTTAAGTATAAAACTTACAAGTGAGTTTGGGTTAAGTATAAGACTTGCAAGTGAGTTTTGACACAAGCAATCAAAATATTTTAGTTCAAGGTTTAAATTAATGAGCTCCCAGAGCACATGGTCTTATGCTATCTTAGATAAGCTTGAAAagagttttagaaaaattccaagtACACATTGTCTTTAATTAAAGGTGGGCACGGGACGACCCGTTCCGGCTAACTCAACTCGTCCAACTTGgtccgatccgactcgacccgaactgaatgggtgagtcggtctgaaccaagtaagcttcgcccaatctgaactctaaccgagtcgagttcaagtcaccCAATAACTTGACCCTACTCTCTCTAATCCTACCCCAACTCGATCTCAACCTTTttttctccctccctcatcctcctcttccaagcccggcaaccacccacttccatcaccctcctcctcctctccctccctctctccctcatccttGTCCTCTttctcttccaagcccgacaaccaccgaCCGGCCACCactatcaccctcctcctcctcctcctctctctcctctcctccccactccctccctcccGCATCTttcaatccgactcggtgccaactcgatccgactcagtaCTTCTGACCGGATCGGATTCAGTCCGGATCAGTCCGGGCTAGACCGAACTCAGATtgagttaggcatgctggactcggtatcgagtcagatcgaattcaggttaggcctatttcaaaaccggatcgagtcaagtcagccctaactcggtccgactcgacttggTGCCCCGCTCTATCTTTAATTAACAATAAAAAAAGAGGTCcatgaacaaaatgaatattcTAATTTACAACTTTCATTGATTATAGAATAAGGACCTAAGGACCTTTTTGATTTTGAGGGAATAGGGAAATACCCTTAAAAAAGGTCATTATTACCTTTTCCcctgtttgaaatttcaaatgcattttcttCTCGAAGATTGGTCCAAAAAAGCTAACttgcatttgtggaccccactgtgatgtgcatgacatatccacactgtccatctgttttattagtagattttagggcctaagtccaaaattgagacaaatgcaatactcaagtggcccatatcataggaaataatggccttaaacgtccgccattaaaagttattttgtttattgggcccacattaatgtttatttgtcatctaacctgttcatgaggtcataaaaacattgataaggggtaaacacaaatatcagctttagcCAAAACTTTTacgggccacataaatttttatacggcaagcattcaatttccactgtttcctgtggtgtggtccactggagctttggatctgcctcatttttgggttcatggcctaaatcAGGCTGTATTggtatatcatatacatcacagtgagcctataTTCATTTGGCAGCCGTCCTTGATTTTAAGGCCAAAAAGCTAAGACATCGACATAGGCGCAGGAAATGATGGGGTAATTCCctagtaagtaattattacttatttaccatgtaATTACCATTTacttcaaaaatcaaacaggtCCTAAGGTACCCTGGGCTGGTTCATTGAAAGTCCAACTATGCCTAGCCAATTACCAAAAAACCCATACCTAGGCCCATGGAAAAACGTACTTCTGCAACTTTGTCCAGGCCCACCAACCCGCTGAAGAACTGCCCAGGTTGACTGCGGTCCTgtacatgatccaaaccattcgtggGTCCAATTAGCTAGCATGGTCGTGTCATGCACCTACATGAATCGATAACTCGGATGAGTTGGATGCGATTCATCTGAATCCACTCAGATTCGGTTAGGCCTGACCTGGTTTGACAACATGAATCGCTCAGACGAGTCAGGCTAGACCGGATGAGTCACAGAGTCATCGAGTCTAAAATCCACGCTCGATAAAAGGCCCACCACATGAGTAGACCGGCCTGACTTTGAACCCAGGAAATCTCTGATGAGAAGCTTCTTGTCACATTTCCTACACGTTGGCACGTGTGAGGGGGTGAATATCATCGAGTAGGTGCACTTTTCATTCACAGGAGTAAGTAAATCGGTGCACGTAGGTCCCACTGTTTCCACCAATGGGAGACAGTTTGATGGTGGAAACTTGTTGGTTGAGCAACGGGAAAGGAaggaaaaaagaggaagaaaaagcgTAGTACAATAGCTGTTATCATTTTCCTGTGCTCCCTTTCTTTCCGGCATGATGAGTGCGCACAGGCATTTATTTTTAGGGACCGACTACGGTGTGCATTTGTCATCATTGACTGAACCATTATGACCGTTCACCATGGACCGTCTGAATC is drawn from Magnolia sinica isolate HGM2019 chromosome 5, MsV1, whole genome shotgun sequence and contains these coding sequences:
- the LOC131245260 gene encoding aspartate carbamoyltransferase 1, chloroplastic — encoded protein: MTLSSLSTCVIKPIMPSGMLVSKPECFSMAKFPQGCQQELLRSYSSIMFKHPILPKSFSIPTNSAYRIPFPSKERDGKMLLSDSRCYSLDIENSTLFSVGEKFQLDDVIEAQQFDRYILNAIFEVAREMENIEKNSPRSQILKGYLMATLFYEPSTRTRLSFESAMKRLGGEVLTTENAREFSSAAKGETLEDTIRTVEGYSDIIVMRHFESGAARRAAATASIPVINAGDGPGQHPTQALLDVYTIGREIGKLDAITVGLVGDLANGRTVRSLAYLLAKYRDVKIYFVAPDVVKMKDDIKDYLTSKGVKWEESADLMEVASKCDVVYQTRIQRERFGERTHLYEEARGKYIVDKKVLNVMQEHAVIMHPLPRLDEITVDVDADPRAAYFRQAKNGLYIRMALLKLLLLGW